One Flavobacterium sp. 90 DNA segment encodes these proteins:
- a CDS encoding SOS response-associated peptidase, with amino-acid sequence MCYYTQQNASIEDLKRRFNAELDNEETYLQSDFINGFSHPNIPVILNSSPHLITTDYTWGLLPSWAKDIEFRKNTLNARIETIDEKASFNNITHNRCLIIASAYYEWHWNDEKGKSKDKYQINSQDDEIFTFAGLYSTWTDPVTDEIKNTYTMVTTKANKLMDFVHNHKHRMPIMLKKQDETAWLDQSVKIEDFAFPYEGNLIAFQTK; translated from the coding sequence ATGTGTTATTATACCCAGCAGAATGCCTCGATAGAAGATCTAAAAAGACGCTTTAATGCAGAACTCGACAATGAGGAGACTTATCTGCAGTCGGATTTTATAAATGGGTTTTCACACCCCAACATCCCTGTGATACTCAATTCCTCTCCGCACCTTATCACAACGGATTACACTTGGGGGCTTCTGCCGTCCTGGGCAAAAGACATTGAGTTCAGAAAAAACACGCTCAATGCCCGCATAGAAACCATTGACGAGAAAGCGTCATTCAATAATATAACCCATAACCGCTGCCTGATAATCGCTTCGGCCTATTACGAATGGCACTGGAATGACGAAAAGGGAAAAAGCAAGGACAAGTACCAGATCAACTCGCAGGATGATGAAATCTTCACTTTTGCAGGCTTGTATTCCACGTGGACGGATCCGGTAACCGATGAGATTAAAAACACCTACACCATGGTGACCACTAAAGCAAATAAGTTAATGGACTTCGTGCACAACCACAAGCACAGGATGCCTATAATGCTTAAAAAACAGGATGAAACGGCTTGGCTGGACCAGTCGGTTAAAATAGAAGACTTTGCCTTCCCCTATGAAGGGAACCTTATCGCATTTCAAACTAAATAA
- a CDS encoding DEAD/DEAH box helicase codes for MYNTTTEEVIKKAPHIEGLNTENLPQYLTKIYARIVSVRMSLDGSKKLSPKLKKDIHELRKLANNLESFTVLSKKDSNQVSAAFVAGTAHNLLQLIRDQKYSFSPQTLESHSVPNWISSILLFLIGDSPADAAEIAVRIAIGTDDSIKFQLSNAIRLLAMGNLGSLRALEPATRDYNDNEIDIEAEDYLWLQLLLGLQQMASVLLGITSTRESYFKNVVDLASIDMTFTDIIIKRCYSAPFHLATLLDILEDRLLSRGVINVKAPAETVPKEWHMFLQKLAESRPYLWENHFEAVHSGFLDSGCSAVLTFPTGAGKTTVAELKIASTIMAGKSVLYLVPTHALEDQINRDLNTLFDYIDSDKLEIGGEFTDFENGVLETINVMTPERCLTLLAINPESFEDIGLIVFDEFHLVHGRAEKLDKRSLDAMYCLLKLFTEVPAADYLLISAMVENGEEISSWVEHVIGRECKTFNSDWKPTRQLQSCIIYPKNEIKELEKIISDFRKNYNGKTVPTRLKTQINSTAHQIYSLRNKWEADKPDDFFVRKLFNKKFNLEVSPYWKITSNRNAVASELAAFFVNAGMKTLLFVNNPVAAKSTARRLNSKLDKKDLELETFNQLNQARITSIEMELGDLQYSFYNPLFQVAVHHGLLLPIERQLNESLFKSKEGIHAIVATATLAQGINLPAEVVIIAGDDRFDEDTDGSEKLLAHEILNAAGRAGRAGTAAQGVAILVPGQIITFENKLTAPTDWIELQKRVFAKSDQCLVINDPMTQFLDEVTAFDDNELLSQNVNSLLLRLHSDETEEASIKAIFSNSFAFFKANLEGDDKISAKINELIIKRENLSHDLLYDKSVEAISLKTGINPNIIEKLSKSISELDLEQIIAYSVSDWISWFVNWLQSDEIYIYEMFSSPSSRAQLARALGLKVTNYDVSAISKNLHKIVPIFEAYISGQNYETINEMIPGKSDEYLSKSRHFILRLVPHKSFALGIVSLTIKEILFSYGYEPDEIPYVIKNLATMVKEGLDTEEKLQYKIKRRTLMRVQIHRMFEI; via the coding sequence ATGTACAATACTACAACGGAAGAAGTCATTAAAAAAGCTCCTCACATTGAGGGATTAAATACTGAAAATCTACCTCAGTATCTAACGAAAATTTACGCCCGAATTGTTTCAGTTAGAATGTCTTTGGATGGTTCTAAAAAACTTTCGCCAAAGCTAAAAAAAGATATTCACGAGTTAAGAAAACTTGCAAACAATTTAGAGTCATTTACTGTTCTTAGTAAGAAAGACAGCAATCAGGTATCAGCAGCTTTTGTAGCTGGAACTGCGCACAACTTACTTCAACTCATTAGGGATCAAAAATATTCTTTTTCCCCACAAACATTAGAATCTCACAGTGTCCCAAATTGGATTTCCTCAATTTTATTATTTCTAATTGGTGACAGTCCTGCTGATGCCGCAGAAATCGCTGTAAGAATTGCAATTGGGACTGACGATTCCATTAAATTTCAATTATCAAATGCTATTCGTCTTTTAGCTATGGGAAATCTTGGAAGCTTACGAGCACTTGAGCCCGCCACCAGAGATTACAATGATAATGAAATTGACATAGAAGCCGAAGATTATTTGTGGCTTCAGCTATTGTTAGGCCTTCAGCAAATGGCATCAGTACTATTGGGTATTACATCGACCAGGGAAAGCTACTTTAAAAATGTAGTCGACTTGGCATCAATTGATATGACTTTCACGGATATAATAATTAAAAGGTGCTATTCTGCTCCATTTCACTTAGCCACACTACTTGATATTTTAGAGGATCGGCTTTTAAGCAGAGGGGTGATAAATGTAAAAGCACCAGCAGAAACAGTTCCAAAAGAATGGCATATGTTTTTACAAAAGCTTGCTGAATCTAGACCATATCTATGGGAAAATCATTTTGAAGCAGTGCACTCTGGATTCTTGGATTCTGGATGCTCTGCTGTGTTAACTTTTCCCACTGGTGCAGGTAAAACTACAGTAGCTGAGCTAAAAATCGCTTCTACAATTATGGCAGGCAAATCAGTATTGTATTTGGTACCCACACATGCCCTAGAGGATCAAATAAATCGTGATTTAAATACCCTTTTTGATTACATAGATTCAGACAAATTAGAAATTGGTGGTGAATTTACTGATTTTGAAAATGGAGTTCTTGAAACAATTAATGTCATGACACCTGAAAGGTGTCTAACACTTCTAGCAATTAATCCTGAAAGTTTTGAAGATATCGGACTAATTGTTTTTGACGAGTTTCATTTAGTACATGGCCGTGCTGAAAAACTTGATAAAAGAAGTCTCGACGCAATGTATTGCTTACTAAAACTTTTTACTGAAGTTCCCGCAGCAGATTATTTACTAATATCTGCGATGGTTGAAAATGGAGAAGAAATTTCGTCATGGGTGGAACATGTGATTGGAAGGGAGTGTAAAACTTTTAATTCTGATTGGAAGCCAACCCGACAACTCCAAAGTTGTATAATTTATCCCAAAAATGAAATTAAAGAACTAGAAAAAATTATCTCAGATTTTCGAAAGAATTATAATGGAAAGACTGTGCCAACTAGGCTTAAAACGCAGATTAATTCAACAGCGCATCAGATTTACAGCCTTCGAAATAAATGGGAAGCAGACAAGCCAGATGATTTTTTTGTTAGAAAACTCTTTAACAAAAAATTTAACCTTGAAGTCAGTCCATATTGGAAAATTACCAGTAATAGAAATGCAGTAGCTAGCGAACTTGCAGCATTTTTTGTAAATGCTGGTATGAAAACTCTTTTATTCGTCAATAATCCTGTCGCTGCAAAAAGCACAGCCCGCAGACTTAATTCAAAACTTGATAAAAAAGATTTAGAATTAGAAACCTTTAACCAGCTAAATCAAGCTAGAATAACGAGTATTGAAATGGAGCTTGGAGATCTGCAATATTCATTCTATAATCCTCTTTTTCAAGTTGCAGTACATCATGGTCTACTTCTACCGATTGAAAGACAATTAAACGAATCACTATTTAAATCTAAGGAAGGAATACACGCAATTGTCGCGACTGCGACTTTGGCGCAAGGTATAAATCTACCAGCCGAAGTAGTTATAATTGCTGGTGACGATCGATTTGATGAAGATACAGATGGATCCGAAAAATTACTAGCTCATGAAATTTTAAATGCAGCTGGAAGAGCCGGAAGAGCTGGCACCGCAGCACAGGGAGTAGCAATATTGGTGCCAGGTCAAATCATAACTTTTGAAAACAAATTAACTGCTCCTACAGACTGGATTGAACTACAAAAAAGAGTTTTTGCTAAAAGTGACCAATGCCTTGTAATCAACGATCCCATGACACAGTTTTTAGATGAAGTAACTGCATTTGATGATAATGAGCTGCTATCACAAAATGTTAACAGCCTCTTATTACGCCTTCATAGTGACGAAACAGAAGAAGCCTCAATAAAAGCAATTTTCAGTAATTCTTTTGCATTTTTTAAAGCAAATTTGGAAGGTGATGATAAAATTTCAGCGAAAATAAATGAACTAATTATAAAGCGGGAAAATCTTTCGCATGATCTTCTATATGACAAGTCAGTTGAAGCAATTAGTCTTAAGACTGGTATCAATCCTAATATTATTGAAAAATTAAGTAAGAGCATATCAGAATTAGACTTGGAACAGATTATCGCTTATTCAGTTTCAGATTGGATTAGTTGGTTCGTTAACTGGCTACAAAGTGATGAAATTTACATTTATGAGATGTTTTCCAGCCCATCAAGTCGCGCACAGTTAGCAAGAGCACTGGGCTTAAAAGTCACAAACTATGACGTCAGCGCAATCAGTAAAAACCTTCATAAAATAGTGCCAATATTTGAGGCATATATTAGCGGCCAAAATTACGAAACTATAAACGAAATGATTCCAGGAAAATCTGACGAGTATTTAAGCAAGTCTAGACATTTCATCTTGAGATTAGTACCGCATAAGAGCTTCGCTCTCGGTATAGTATCATTAACAATCAAGGAAATATTGTTCTCATACGGCTACGAACCAGATGAAATACCCTATGTCATTAAAAACCTAGCTACAATGGTAAAAGAAGGTTTAGATACTGAAGAAAAATTACAATACAAAATTAAACGAAGAACATTAATGCGTGTACAAATACACCGTATGTTTGAAATTTAA